ATTCCCTGAGCAGTTACATACCTCTGTCCGCCTATTGACAAATTGGCCGGCTCGTCATAGACTGCCAGCATGGCTTCAGCAAGCCCGTGATGGCGCGCGCCGGGGCCGAGCGACGATCCACGGCCCGCACGAGCCACAGCGGCCGACACCATCCACTCGCAGGCGTGTTTGTTCCAGAGGAGGGACATTCCATGCGACGGCCACGTGGTTTCACGCTCATCGAACTGCTCGTCGTGATCGCGATCATTGCCATTCTCGCCGCGATCCTCTTCCCCGTCTTCGCGCAGGCCCGCGAGAAGGCACGACTGACCTCCTGCATCAGCAACATGAAGCAGATCGGCCTGGCCACGCTCATGTATGCGCAGGACTTCGACGAGTTCATGTACCACCTGCGCGGCCGCGGCTTCAATTTCCCCGGCTGCGTGCAGTGCAACGAGGGCAGCGCCGTCTGCAACCCCGCGGGCGAGTGGTACGACCCCGAGATCGCGGCGGACCCGAGCATGGCGCCCATCAAGATCATCCGGGCCCACTCTCCGTACATTAAGACCAACGACCTGTTCCACTGCCCGTCGAACCCCTACAAACGCGTGCACAAGTGCCGCAACGACCCGACCTACATGGTTCACGGGGCGGTCGACAACCAGCATGACCCCTACTACATGAGCTACCGCTTCTACAACTCCCGCCTCTGCGGCGAGGTGGCGCCGGTGCGCGTGGACGTGGGCGGCCTAATGGCCAAGGTCGGCTACGGCTGCGGCGACACGCAGTACCTGAAAGAGGTCGGCCCGGCCGAGGTCTCCAACTGGATCGAGGAGCTCCCGTTCCACCGCGATCCAGAGAACTCGCAGTTCGGCCCCATCCAGGCGCGCGTCTGCGTGTTTCGCGACGGCCACGCCAAGCTGATGCTGCGCGAGCCCAACCGCTGGTACCCGTAGGCTCGTGACGACGCCGGCGGCGCGGTCCTGCGCCCCCCGGCAGCGATGCCGCGCCGCGGCGAGCCGCCCGCTCGCCGCGGCGCGCGCGAGAAGCCCGAGGATGCTCCTTCCCGTCGGCGCCCTCTGCACGGCCGCGTTCCTCGCCGCCGCCCCGCTGGCCGCGGCCCCGGCTCGGACCGTCGAACTGACGCGCGCGGTCGTGGTGGTCCACCCGCGCGCCACGCCTCTGGAGCGCCAGGCCTGCCGCCTGCTCGTGGAGGAAGCGGCGCGGCGCTCGGGCGTGCGGCTCCGCGTGAGCGCGACGCCCCGCGCGGGCGCGCCCGCCATCGCGCTCGGGAGCGCACCCCGACTCCCCTCCGTCGCCGCCTCGAGGGCCGCGCGCCCGCCGGCCGCCAGCGAGGCCTACGCGCTCCGGGTCCTGCGCGCCTCGTCGCCCGCGCTCGTTGCGGCCATCGGGCGCGACCAGCGAGGCTGCATGTTCGCCGCGGGCCGCCTCCTGCGCGAGATCCGATGGAGTCGCGGCCGCCTGCGGCTCCCGCTCCTTCGGATCGCGACGGCTCCCGCCCGACCGGTTCGCGGCCACCAGATCGGCTGGCGCGCCAAATCGAACACCTACGACCGTTGGGGCCTGGCGCACTTCGAGCAGTACGTGCGTGACCTGGTGGTGTGGGGCACCAACGCCATCGAGCTGATCCCCAACGACGGCGATACCGACGCGGGGCGCGGCGAGCGCATGACCATCGCGATGGCCGATGTCGCGGCGTCCTACGGTATGTGCGTCTGGCTCTGGTACCCGCTCGACGACCGTGTGCCGTCGGGCGTGACGGGCGATGGTCTTGAGCCCGGCCGGCCCCCCTGCCCGTCCCGGGCGGACGGGCGGCGCGCGATCCTGGCATCGCGTCGACGGCTTTTCGGGCGAATGCGTCACCTCGACGCGGTGTTCATCCCGGGCGGCGACCCGGCCGGCTGCCCCTGCCCGCTCTGTCGTCCATGGGTCTCGACGCTGCTGCCGCTGGCGGCCGACATCGCGCGCGAGTTGCGCGCGACCCATCCCAACGCCGGCCTCTGGCTCTCCAACCAGGGCTTCACGGCGCCGGACAACGCGATCCTCTACCGCGCCCTGAAGGCGCGCCCCACCTGGCTTGCCGGCTTGGTCCACGGGCCGTGGGCGGAACAAAGCATCGCGCAGATGCGCCGCGAGACCCCTGAGTCGTACCCGGTTCGCGAGTACCCGGACATCACCCACTGCGTGCGATGCCAGTACCCCGTGCCGGCCTGGGACCCCGCGTTCGGGCAGACGCTCGGGCGCGAGCCACCGATCTATCGCCCAACGGAGGACGCGCACATCGCTCGCCTGAACCAGGCCCGCACGTGCGGCGCGATTAGCTACTCCGACGGCGTGAACGACGACCTGAGCAAGGTCGTGTGGTCGGCGATGCTCTGGGACCCGCGCACGCCGGTTCGCGAGGTGCTGGCAGGCTATTGTCGCTACCACCTGTGGCCGGCCGACACGATGGCCGCCGTCGATGGGATCCTCGGGCTGGAGCGCGACTGGCACGGCCCCCTGGCGAGCTCCACAGCCGTGCCCGCGACCTATGCCCGGTGGCGAGCGCTGGAGCGGGCGGCGCCGCTAACGCTGCGCGGCAACTGGCGCTTCCAGATGGCCCTGCTCCGGGCCTGCTACGACCGTTACGTGCAACGCAAACTCGCCGCCGACCGCCTGGCGCAGGCCAGGGCGCTCCGACAGCTCGCCGGGGCGCTGCCGCGCGACCCGCTCCGCGCCGCGCGAGACGCCGCCGATTCGCTTGAGCGCTCGATGGAGGCGACGGTTGCGCCCGACCTTCGCGCGCGTATGCTGGCGCTCGGGCAGGCCCTGTACGACTGCATCGGCATGCAGCTGAGCGTCAAGCGCTGGGGAGCAAGCGGCGCCGAGCGCGGAGCGATCCTCGATGCACTCGGCACCCCGATGGCCGACCAGCGATGGCTGTCTGAGCGCCTGCGGGCGCTGGCGGCGAGGGGCGACCCGGCCGGCTGCCGCGCGGGCGTGGCACGCCTCTTGCACTGGGAGGATCCCGGGCCCGGCGGCTGGTACGATGACCTGGGAGACCCGGCGCGCCAGGCGCACCTGGTCCGCTTGGCGCGCTGGGAGGACGACCCGGGCTACCTGCGCGGCACGCGCTGCGACTGCGCGATGCCCGTCGGGACCGAGCGCCAGTCGTGGCTGACCTACGCCGAAGCGCTCTACGACTCGCCCATCGTGATGCGTTACCGCGGGCTCGATCCGCGTGCCCGGTACGCGGTGCGCGCGACGTACGCCGGCCGCTACCGGCCAACGATGACGCTCACCGCCGGCGCGCGCTGGCCGGTCCACGGCCCGGTTGCCACGCAACGGCCGCCCGTCACGACCGAGTGGCCCGTGCCGCGTGGATCCTATCACGATGGCACGCTCACGCTCACCTGGCGGCGCGTGAGCGGGCGCGGCGCGCAGGTGAGCGAGGTGTGGCTGCTGCGCCGCTGAGCGTGCGACAGACGAGGGAGCGCGGAGGGAGAAGAGCATGGGGGCACTTCGGGGCGTTCTGACCGCGATGGTGACGCCGTTCGACGAGGCCGGCGAGCTAACGTTCGACGCGTTGCCGCCGTTCCTGGAGTTCCAGCGCCGGCACGGCATCGACGGGGTCGTGGTGGCCGGCACCAACGGCGAAGGTGTCTCGCTCGCCGCCAACGAGCGCATGCGGCTGCTTGAGGCCGTGATGGCTCAGCGCGGGAGCATGTCGGTCATCGCCGGCACGGGAGCCTGCGCCGTCACCGACGCGGTCGCCCTCACGCGCCACGCGTGCGCGTGCGGAGCCGACGCCGTGCTGGTGCTACCCCCCTTCTTCGTCCGCGCGCCGACGGCCGAGGGGCTGGCGGCCTACTTCGGCGCCGTGTTGGACGCGGCCCGCGTGCCGGTGCTCCTCTACCACATCCCGCAGTTCACGGCCGTCGAGATCACGCCCGCCCTGGTCGAGTTGCTGGCGGGCCATCCGCGCCTGGCAGGCATCAAGGACAGCGAGGGCGACTGGGAGACGACGCAGGCGTGGATCGCGCGCGACGGGTTCGTCACCTTCGCCGGCAGCGACCCTCTGCTGAGCCGCGCGCTGGCCGCCGGCGCCGTCGGCGGCATCTCGGGCACCGCCAACGCGTTCCCAGAGCTCGTCTCGGCCGTCTACAGAGCGCACTCGGACGGGCAGGACACCGCCCCATCGCAGCGGCGACTGGACGCGGCGATCGAGTTGCTCGCCGGCTTCCCGCCGTTCGCCGTGAACAAGTCGGTGCTGGCCCTGCGCCGGCTACCGCACATGTGCGTGAGGCCCCCGCTCGTGCCCCTCACCACGGATCAGGAGCAGCAGCTCGCGGCGGCCTTACGCCGAGCGGACCTGCTGCCGGACGACGCCGGCTAGGGCTTGTC
This Chthonomonadales bacterium DNA region includes the following protein-coding sequences:
- a CDS encoding dihydrodipicolinate synthase family protein is translated as MGALRGVLTAMVTPFDEAGELTFDALPPFLEFQRRHGIDGVVVAGTNGEGVSLAANERMRLLEAVMAQRGSMSVIAGTGACAVTDAVALTRHACACGADAVLVLPPFFVRAPTAEGLAAYFGAVLDAARVPVLLYHIPQFTAVEITPALVELLAGHPRLAGIKDSEGDWETTQAWIARDGFVTFAGSDPLLSRALAAGAVGGISGTANAFPELVSAVYRAHSDGQDTAPSQRRLDAAIELLAGFPPFAVNKSVLALRRLPHMCVRPPLVPLTTDQEQQLAAALRRADLLPDDAG